One window of the Lactobacillus sp. PV034 genome contains the following:
- the rpsM gene encoding 30S ribosomal protein S13, protein MARIAGVDLPKDKRVVVALTYIYGIGEPTAKKICKDAGVSEDVRTNDLTPEQQEKLRSEVDKYRVEGDLRREVNLNIKRLVEIGSYRGMRHRRGLPVRGQNTKNNARTRKGSKK, encoded by the coding sequence ATGGCACGTATTGCTGGTGTTGACTTGCCAAAAGACAAGCGAGTTGTTGTTGCTTTAACTTACATTTATGGTATTGGTGAACCAACTGCAAAGAAAATCTGTAAAGATGCAGGTGTATCAGAAGATGTACGTACAAACGACTTAACTCCAGAACAACAAGAAAAACTTCGTAGTGAAGTTGATAAGTACCGTGTTGAAGGTGACTTACGTCGTGAAGTCAACTTAAACATTAAGCGTTTAGTTGAAATTGGTTCTTACCGTGGTATGCGTCACCGTCGTGGCTTACCAGTTCGTGGTCAAAATACCAAGAATAACGCAAGAACTCGTAAAGGTTCAAAAAAGTAA